Proteins from a single region of Methanotorris igneus Kol 5:
- a CDS encoding FIST signal transduction protein, producing the protein MKNLNINPFVSITLIDGLSGLEEPAMRGILSVLGRNIRIVGGSTGDDLKFNMTYQYADGVYNNAVINTIVAGLKMGTGMGHPYKPTDKGAVVTKAKDRTIYELNNRPAAEVLKELLDVDSLTPEILSENPFGLRSSDIYGDYIIKSAMRENPDGSISLYSEIYEGSYLSIMETDRETAIESFKKAIMMAINDANIEKEDVGAIVIFNCILRHFLKEKLKINDVDIIKEVVGDVPVIGFNTYGEQGSTRGGAIGHYNQTSTILVISKKAISQ; encoded by the coding sequence ATAAAAAATCTGAATATAAACCCCTTTGTTTCTATAACATTAATTGATGGATTGTCTGGATTAGAAGAACCTGCTATGAGAGGAATACTGTCTGTTTTAGGGAGAAATATTAGGATAGTTGGAGGTTCAACAGGAGATGATTTAAAATTTAATATGACATATCAATATGCTGATGGAGTTTACAATAATGCTGTCATTAACACAATAGTAGCTGGTTTAAAGATGGGCACAGGAATGGGTCATCCATATAAACCAACTGATAAAGGAGCTGTTGTTACTAAAGCAAAAGATAGAACAATTTATGAGTTAAATAATAGACCTGCTGCTGAAGTATTAAAAGAACTTTTAGATGTTGATTCACTAACCCCTGAAATTCTATCTGAAAACCCTTTTGGTTTAAGAAGTTCTGATATTTATGGGGATTATATTATAAAAAGTGCTATGCGTGAAAATCCCGATGGAAGTATTAGCTTATACTCAGAAATTTATGAAGGTAGCTATTTATCTATAATGGAAACTGATAGAGAGACAGCTATAGAAAGTTTTAAGAAAGCAATAATGATGGCTATTAATGATGCAAATATAGAAAAAGAGGATGTGGGGGCTATTGTTATATTTAACTGCATTTTAAGACACTTTTTAAAAGAAAAATTAAAAATAAATGATGTAGATATTATTAAAGAAGTTGTTGGTGATGTTCCTGTTATAGGGTTTAATACTTATGGTGAGCAAGGATCTACAAGAGGTGGGGCTATAGGGCATTATAATCAAACTTCTACTATCTTGGTTATTAGTAAAAAAGCCATTTCTCAATAA
- the cbiD gene encoding cobalt-precorrin-5B (C(1))-methyltransferase CbiD, which yields MIYDFRKKGKLGYTTGSCAAAGAYAGLYFLKNNVRLNYVKIENPNGDILIIPIEKIERIRKNTAKTTVVKYAGEDIDITNGIEIIVEVELIKRREIKIIGGEGIGIVTKDGLQIKKGDYAINPKPREMIKNNLLKLLDEDEGVIVKISAPKGKELAEKTLNPKLGIVGGISILGTTGIVRPMSNEAYRESLVPQIDVALANGYETLIFTPGNIGTKFAKKLLNAEDDQIVEVSNFWGYMLDKAEEKGVKSILVFGHAGKIIKLAAGIFDTHSKVADARNEILTAYASLFIDDKNTLKKILYANTTEEIMEILKEKNVLHGVFNVITKRVVDRLSNRWKINFSCIIIDMKGNILGKYPENLI from the coding sequence ATGATTTACGATTTTAGAAAAAAGGGGAAGTTAGGTTATACAACTGGCTCGTGTGCAGCCGCTGGGGCTTATGCGGGGCTGTATTTTTTGAAAAATAATGTTAGACTAAACTATGTTAAGATTGAGAATCCAAACGGAGACATATTAATTATTCCAATAGAAAAAATAGAGAGAATAAGAAAAAATACAGCAAAAACAACAGTAGTAAAATATGCTGGGGAAGATATCGATATAACAAATGGGATAGAGATAATTGTTGAAGTAGAATTGATAAAAAGAAGAGAAATTAAAATCATTGGTGGGGAAGGAATTGGTATTGTTACAAAAGACGGCTTGCAAATAAAGAAGGGAGATTATGCTATAAATCCAAAGCCAAGGGAGATGATTAAAAATAACTTATTAAAGTTACTTGATGAAGATGAAGGAGTTATTGTAAAAATCTCTGCCCCTAAAGGAAAAGAACTTGCAGAAAAAACCTTAAATCCAAAATTGGGTATTGTTGGAGGAATTTCAATACTCGGAACTACTGGAATTGTTCGACCAATGTCAAATGAGGCATATAGGGAATCTCTCGTTCCTCAAATTGATGTAGCGCTTGCAAATGGGTATGAGACGTTAATATTCACGCCTGGAAATATCGGGACAAAGTTCGCTAAAAAACTTTTAAATGCAGAAGATGACCAAATAGTTGAGGTCTCAAATTTTTGGGGATATATGCTTGATAAGGCAGAGGAGAAGGGCGTTAAGAGCATTTTAGTATTTGGTCATGCCGGAAAGATAATAAAACTTGCCGCAGGAATTTTTGATACTCATTCAAAGGTTGCAGATGCGAGGAATGAAATTTTAACTGCCTATGCTTCTTTATTTATTGATGATAAAAATACCTTAAAAAAGATACTCTATGCAAATACGACAGAAGAAATTATGGAGATTTTAAAAGAAAAAAATGTTTTACATGGAGTTTTTAATGTAATAACGAAGAGAGTTGTTGATAGGTTGTCAAATAGGTGGAAAATAAACTTTAGTTGCATAATAATAGATATGAAAGGCAATATTCTTGGAAAATATCCCGAAAATTTAATTTAA
- a CDS encoding protein-tyrosine phosphatase family protein codes for MGKCRHNGEVSIFGVRPASFPYFPFHLKDKIGGFVILDELWLMRWCEIIEYPMRIPTLYVPIEDYGIPTVEDMDLIVDFIKYHVSKEREVVVSCIGGHGRTGTVLAVWTGLNGVENPIEYVRERYCECAVETQEQEEFVEYYLSIRNIS; via the coding sequence ATGGGCAAGTGTAGGCATAATGGGGAAGTTAGTATTTTTGGAGTAAGACCTGCAAGTTTTCCTTATTTTCCATTTCATTTAAAAGATAAAATTGGGGGGTTTGTAATATTGGATGAGTTATGGTTGATGAGGTGGTGTGAAATTATTGAATATCCGATGAGAATTCCAACCTTATATGTGCCAATTGAGGATTATGGCATTCCAACTGTTGAGGATATGGATTTGATTGTTGATTTTATAAAATATCATGTTTCTAAGGAGAGGGAAGTTGTTGTTTCTTGTATTGGTGGGCATGGAAGAACTGGAACTGTTTTAGCAGTTTGGACTGGGTTAAATGGGGTTGAAAATCCAATAGAGTATGTTAGAGAGCGTTATTGTGAGTGTGCTGTTGAAACACAGGAACAAGAAGAGTTTGTAGAGTATTATTTAAGTATAAGGAATATTAGTTAA
- a CDS encoding EVE domain-containing protein has translation MTYWLCITNEDNWKIIKDKKIWGVAERHKNTINKVKVGDKLIIYEIQRSGKDYKPPYIRGVYEVVSEVYKDSTKVFKPTPRNPNEKFPWRVKLKEVKVFEPPVNFKDLIPKLKFITNKKKWSGHIMGKAMREIPEEDYRLIVEI, from the coding sequence ATGACATACTGGCTCTGCATAACAAATGAAGACAACTGGAAAATTATAAAAGATAAAAAGATTTGGGGAGTTGCTGAAAGGCATAAAAACACAATAAATAAGGTTAAAGTGGGAGATAAACTAATTATTTATGAAATTCAGAGGAGTGGGAAGGATTACAAACCGCCATATATAAGAGGAGTTTATGAAGTTGTTTCAGAGGTGTATAAAGATTCTACAAAAGTTTTCAAGCCAACTCCAAGAAATCCAAATGAAAAATTCCCTTGGAGGGTTAAATTAAAAGAAGTTAAAGTTTTTGAACCACCAGTTAATTTTAAAGATTTGATTCCAAAACTTAAATTTATCACCAACAAAAAGAAGTGGAGTGGTCATATAATGGGAAAGGCAATGAGAGAAATACCAGAGGAAGACTATAGGTTAATTGTTGAGATATAA
- a CDS encoding selenouridine synthase SelU-like subunit gives MIIFGLFGKTGCGKTEILRELKKHHPVVDIEECANTRGSILGDLYHLKQRSQEEFEKELYKQIKKAEEKGYCVVEYEGRKIGGVKKLKIPELFANLNNYTYKILVDCPYECQINRLLNQYLPKNEHEKRILISKFELLRNSLKREEILRTIDKIIELIEKDEYYNAALLIEEKLYREHYMRVIKKIQPDLIVYNEDLDKSVKIVDEFIKSKLKHVDR, from the coding sequence ATGATAATTTTTGGACTATTTGGTAAAACAGGTTGTGGAAAAACTGAGATTTTAAGGGAATTAAAAAAACACCATCCTGTTGTTGACATTGAGGAGTGTGCAAACACGCGAGGAAGCATATTGGGTGATTTATACCACCTAAAGCAAAGAAGTCAGGAAGAATTTGAAAAAGAGTTGTATAAGCAAATAAAAAAAGCGGAGGAGAAAGGATACTGCGTTGTTGAATATGAAGGTAGAAAGATAGGAGGTGTAAAAAAATTAAAAATTCCAGAGTTGTTCGCCAATTTGAACAATTACACCTACAAAATATTGGTAGATTGTCCTTATGAATGTCAAATAAACAGATTATTAAACCAATATCTTCCAAAAAATGAACATGAAAAGAGAATTTTAATTTCTAAGTTTGAATTGTTGAGAAATTCATTAAAAAGGGAAGAAATTTTAAGAACTATTGATAAAATCATTGAACTAATTGAAAAGGATGAATATTACAACGCTGCCCTTTTAATAGAGGAAAAACTTTACAGAGAACACTACATGAGGGTAATAAAAAAAATACAGCCAGATTTGATTGTTTATAATGAAGATTTAGACAAATCTGTCAAAATTGTTGATGAATTTATAAAATCAAAATTAAAACACGTTGATAGGTGA
- the tsaA gene encoding tRNA (N6-threonylcarbamoyladenosine(37)-N6)-methyltransferase TrmO, with amino-acid sequence MEFRVFPIGKIKQRTNNTILEIFNEFKDGLDDLNEGNRILVFVWFDKSDTPNKRKILKVHPKGNINNPIRGVFSTRSPIRPNPIGIYNVKILKMENNRLYVEKIDAFDETPIIDIKIFSKELDCPEK; translated from the coding sequence ATGGAGTTTAGGGTATTTCCCATTGGAAAAATTAAACAAAGAACTAACAACACAATTTTGGAAATATTTAATGAGTTTAAAGATGGTTTAGATGACCTCAATGAAGGAAATAGAATTTTAGTCTTTGTGTGGTTTGATAAAAGCGACACTCCTAACAAAAGGAAAATACTAAAGGTTCACCCAAAAGGTAACATAAACAATCCAATAAGAGGAGTCTTTTCAACAAGATCCCCAATTAGGCCAAATCCAATTGGCATTTACAACGTTAAAATTTTAAAAATGGAAAATAATAGGTTATATGTAGAAAAGATTGATGCATTTGATGAAACTCCAATAATAGATATCAAGATTTTTTCTAAGGAGTTAGATTGCCCAGAAAAATAA
- a CDS encoding selenouridine synthase SelU-like subunit, whose protein sequence is MDEEILARLLTFKDDVVLSIILNDGRKMITDGKKILAGKVSGELASFILNKSKEVLENKKIEVVEFNNYKIYFEPIDIKNYLNSVGKELTDDLITVSDLEELMKKDEVIIVDVRSPREYKERTIPNAINIPLFLDEEHELIGKIYKHEGKDKAMEVAAKIIEEGIRRIMREVTKLDRNKTIVVFCARGGMRSQSIALILKLLGFRVKRLIGGFKAYKHIK, encoded by the coding sequence GTGGATGAGGAAATCTTGGCAAGGTTATTAACTTTTAAAGATGATGTTGTTCTATCTATTATTTTAAATGATGGTAGGAAGATGATAACGGATGGTAAAAAAATCCTTGCTGGGAAAGTTAGTGGGGAGTTGGCATCTTTTATTTTAAACAAATCAAAAGAAGTCCTTGAAAACAAAAAAATAGAAGTCGTTGAATTTAATAATTATAAAATTTACTTTGAGCCAATAGACATCAAAAACTATCTGAATTCAGTTGGGAAGGAATTAACTGATGATTTAATAACAGTAAGTGATTTAGAGGAATTAATGAAGAAAGATGAAGTTATTATTGTTGATGTGAGGTCTCCAAGGGAATATAAAGAAAGAACAATACCAAATGCCATAAATATTCCTCTATTCTTAGATGAGGAGCATGAACTCATTGGAAAAATTTACAAACATGAAGGAAAAGACAAAGCAATGGAGGTTGCAGCAAAGATTATTGAGGAAGGTATTAGGAGAATTATGAGAGAAGTAACCAAATTAGATAGAAATAAAACAATTGTTGTATTTTGTGCAAGGGGTGGAATGAGAAGCCAATCCATCGCCTTAATATTAAAACTTTTAGGATTTAGAGTTAAGAGATTGATTGGAGGATTTAAAGCATATAAACATATTAAATAA
- the feoB gene encoding ferrous iron transport protein B, which translates to MSNNHKKIVALVGQPNVGKSTIFNELTGSNQSIGNWPGVTVEKKEGILKYKDKEYVVVDLPGIYSLMSNSIDQKIARDFLIENEDAIILNIIDTPNINRNLYLTLQLIEMGKSPILCLNLIDEAERFGVFVDEEKLSKKLNLPVIKTSGRHKIGIKELKEAIYNYKPRKPNVIKYSPILEECIEKIIEKLDNLPESDKFAKLPKRWIAISLLEGDPEVLEAFKDNEEFMNYVAKLKEKIESKIKHDIESYIVEERYRVCDELLKDIIISTEIHDDIDVIVVHPIYGTIIFACIMYLMYNFVFSVGGVFSEIIAEFFGFIGGVLSNILPPLYKGFIVDGLLAGVGSVLEFYPQIVLIMFSLSILEDCGYLARVAALMHSIMSKFGLSGKSFIPIILSFGCNVPGIMATRIIESPRDRLLTVLVAPLVPCSARFVVIGFLAGAFFASYKALFTLLIILTTMGLMLLVSSLLGRILFKRETEPFIFELPPYRTPDWRNVLKMTWERSKEFLIKAGTIIALGSLIFYYIFNYPTIEDSYAMVVGKILEHITLLMGLDWRGAIALVFGIFAKELVVSTLSIVYGDVTKYITPLQAFVLCLVSVIYIPCLATIAAIYTETKSIKWTLFGTSYNLILATTIGIIVYQLGKLLGF; encoded by the coding sequence ATGTCAAACAATCATAAAAAAATCGTAGCGTTAGTTGGACAACCGAACGTTGGAAAAAGCACCATATTTAATGAATTAACTGGAAGCAATCAATCTATAGGAAATTGGCCAGGAGTTACTGTTGAAAAAAAGGAAGGAATTTTAAAATATAAGGATAAAGAATATGTTGTAGTTGACCTACCGGGCATTTATTCATTAATGTCGAATTCAATAGACCAAAAAATAGCAAGGGACTTTTTGATAGAGAATGAGGATGCAATTATTTTAAACATAATTGACACTCCAAACATAAATAGAAATTTATATCTAACTTTGCAGTTAATTGAGATGGGAAAAAGTCCAATTTTATGTCTAAATTTAATTGATGAGGCTGAAAGATTTGGAGTTTTTGTTGATGAGGAAAAACTAAGCAAAAAATTAAACTTGCCCGTTATAAAAACATCTGGAAGGCATAAAATAGGTATAAAGGAGTTAAAGGAGGCAATATACAACTACAAGCCAAGAAAACCAAATGTAATAAAATATTCTCCAATATTAGAAGAATGCATAGAAAAAATTATTGAAAAATTGGATAATCTTCCAGAATCAGATAAATTTGCCAAACTTCCAAAAAGATGGATAGCTATATCATTGCTCGAAGGAGACCCAGAGGTTTTAGAAGCATTTAAGGATAACGAGGAATTTATGAATTATGTGGCAAAATTAAAGGAAAAAATTGAGAGTAAAATAAAACATGATATTGAAAGTTATATTGTTGAGGAAAGATATAGGGTTTGTGATGAGTTATTGAAGGATATAATCATTTCCACTGAGATTCATGATGATATTGATGTTATTGTAGTTCATCCAATTTATGGAACAATAATATTTGCATGTATTATGTATCTAATGTATAATTTTGTTTTTAGTGTTGGAGGGGTTTTTTCTGAGATAATAGCGGAGTTTTTTGGGTTTATTGGGGGAGTTTTATCAAATATCCTACCCCCATTATATAAGGGGTTTATTGTTGATGGTTTGTTGGCGGGAGTTGGGAGTGTTTTGGAATTTTACCCTCAAATTGTCTTAATCATGTTTTCCCTATCAATTTTAGAAGATTGTGGATATTTAGCAAGAGTTGCAGCGTTGATGCATTCGATAATGTCAAAATTTGGTTTGAGTGGGAAATCGTTTATCCCAATAATTTTAAGTTTTGGATGTAATGTCCCTGGCATAATGGCAACAAGAATAATCGAGAGTCCAAGGGATAGATTATTGACTGTATTGGTGGCTCCATTGGTGCCATGTTCAGCGAGATTTGTAGTTATTGGATTCTTAGCGGGGGCATTTTTTGCGTCATACAAGGCATTATTTACTCTATTAATAATATTAACAACAATGGGCTTGATGCTTTTGGTATCTTCTTTGCTTGGAAGAATACTGTTTAAAAGAGAAACTGAGCCGTTTATATTTGAACTCCCCCCATATAGAACACCAGATTGGAGGAATGTTTTAAAAATGACATGGGAGAGGAGTAAAGAATTCTTAATAAAAGCAGGGACCATAATTGCACTTGGTTCTTTAATATTCTACTATATCTTCAACTATCCAACCATAGAAGATAGTTATGCAATGGTTGTTGGGAAAATCCTTGAGCATATAACTCTACTAATGGGATTAGACTGGAGAGGAGCAATAGCATTAGTGTTTGGAATATTTGCAAAAGAGTTGGTGGTTTCTACATTGAGCATTGTATATGGAGATGTAACAAAATATATAACTCCACTGCAGGCGTTTGTTCTATGCTTAGTTTCGGTTATCTACATCCCATGTTTGGCAACAATTGCAGCCATTTATACAGAAACTAAGAGCATAAAATGGACGCTATTTGGGACATCCTACAACTTAATCCTTGCAACAACAATAGGAATTATTGTTTACCAACTTGGAAAATTACTTGGATTTTAG
- a CDS encoding transglutaminase-like domain-containing protein codes for MSDILNYRLSVCRDYAKLTAALLLNLYPENKIYFFEFFGYLGHVATGIEINGKTYILDQKLPILDEQAWLIKQNIKEATKLILMERNGEFFVEKVGEIKRKKDKSSNIKFKLKNIIPELVEVISKAMKENKKTVSFKLENWGKIYNIEDQLIKESLIRFFKLHLSNELVSNFSKIKDINIIKQGDNLVLKVELKGVKYLVGLDG; via the coding sequence ATGTCTGACATTTTAAATTATAGATTGTCAGTCTGTAGAGATTATGCAAAACTAACAGCAGCTCTCTTACTAAATCTTTATCCAGAAAATAAAATTTACTTTTTCGAATTTTTTGGATATCTTGGACATGTAGCAACAGGAATAGAAATAAATGGAAAAACATACATTCTTGATCAAAAACTACCTATATTGGATGAACAAGCTTGGTTAATTAAGCAGAACATAAAAGAAGCAACAAAACTAATTTTAATGGAAAGAAATGGAGAATTTTTTGTTGAGAAAGTGGGAGAAATAAAAAGAAAAAAAGATAAGAGTTCAAATATTAAATTTAAATTAAAGAATATAATACCAGAATTGGTTGAAGTAATTAGTAAAGCAATGAAAGAAAATAAAAAAACAGTTTCTTTTAAGTTAGAAAATTGGGGCAAAATATACAATATTGAAGATCAACTTATTAAAGAATCTCTTATAAGATTTTTCAAACTACATCTATCTAATGAGTTGGTTAGTAATTTTTCAAAAATAAAAGATATTAATATAATAAAGCAAGGAGACAATTTAGTTTTAAAAGTTGAGCTTAAGGGGGTTAAATATTTAGTGGGTCTTGACGGTTAA
- a CDS encoding ATP-binding protein: protein MKFFNREKELNYLKTYCQLEPNSILFVYGPKSSGKTTVMLRVIEELSERGDLVFFYYDLRKYATPTKEEFLEIFFEKGDKKYLLNKLEINLKIFKLGVEENFDFNNLSLNDIFAKINESINAVVKDRKKPVLIIDELQKLKNIYFNGGKSLLNELFNLFVHLTKVRHLCHVVCLTSDTLFIEEIYQNSTLENTSKYYLIDWLKKEDIKKILKEEGFNDKEINYCLNYLSLPYEIVDLIENKKLGLSVEETIRQWINIEKDRLVYLLKSNKERKENLLKVLSKFKEKIKVNIDDFEDEIFEDVKFLIKNEILFYDVVNGIIKPTSIKKWYAIKEVI, encoded by the coding sequence GTGAAATTCTTCAACAGAGAAAAAGAACTAAATTATTTAAAAACCTATTGCCAATTAGAACCAAACTCTATACTCTTTGTTTATGGTCCTAAATCATCAGGAAAGACTACAGTAATGCTTAGAGTTATTGAAGAATTATCTGAGAGGGGGGATTTAGTATTTTTCTATTATGATTTAAGAAAATATGCAACTCCAACAAAGGAAGAGTTCTTAGAAATATTTTTCGAAAAAGGTGATAAAAAATACTTATTAAACAAGTTAGAAATTAACCTAAAAATATTCAAGTTGGGAGTTGAAGAGAATTTTGATTTTAATAACCTATCTCTAAATGATATCTTTGCTAAGATAAACGAAAGTATAAATGCAGTTGTTAAGGATAGAAAGAAACCAGTTTTAATAATAGACGAACTACAAAAATTAAAAAATATCTATTTTAATGGAGGGAAATCATTATTAAATGAGTTGTTTAATCTTTTTGTGCATTTGACTAAGGTTAGACATTTATGTCATGTTGTATGCTTAACTTCAGATACTCTATTTATAGAGGAGATTTATCAAAATTCCACATTGGAAAACACTTCAAAATACTATTTAATTGACTGGTTAAAAAAAGAAGATATTAAAAAAATTCTAAAAGAAGAAGGATTTAATGATAAAGAGATTAATTATTGCTTAAATTATCTATCTTTACCTTATGAAATAGTTGATTTAATTGAAAATAAAAAACTTGGTTTGTCTGTTGAAGAGACAATAAGACAGTGGATAAATATTGAGAAAGATAGGTTAGTTTATCTACTAAAATCAAATAAAGAAAGAAAAGAGAATCTGTTAAAAGTTTTAAGTAAATTTAAGGAAAAAATTAAAGTAAATATTGATGATTTTGAAGATGAAATCTTTGAAGATGTTAAATTCCTAATAAAAAATGAAATTTTGTTTTATGATGTTGTTAATGGTATTATAAAACCAACGTCGATAAAAAAATGGTATGCTATAAAAGAAGTCATCTAA
- the serS gene encoding serine--tRNA ligase, with translation MRFELDGRIMFSKELTEEAIKSAEEVIKNSREIFLKGVPKGKEDEASKIIDYKFEGNQLKLKIVSGTYTRAHEGLIRLRKPLAQKLGREHRIGVRDIIIDHYVITIPSEKAEKLKGKKVPECEVEIDNNEIKLIFENVGDSELKRNIIDRAIKFVKNELEKEERDLTFEVCKIPPGTIVREYKAKRKITFDKDPTDVAEELGWVKKFPGRGQWFYAPPMAALFRAMEELIVEEVVKKLGFEECLFPKLIPLEIMYKMRYLEGLPEGMYYVCPPKREPELFEEFVSEMMIKKEIPIEKLKNLLRDPGYVLAPAQCEPFYQFFDHEMIDVDKPIKFFDRSGWTYRWEGGGARGLDRVNEFLRVECVWIGSPEFVEKTRDETLKYAEKLAEKLDLEYWVEVGDDPFYLEGRKKEDRGIEFPDVPKYEMRLLLPHIKDERKGVAVTSANVHGTHFVEGFGIKDYKGRRVWTGCTGYGITRWVVGFLAQYGFEFDDWPELIKKKIKKLPEVPKLITWP, from the coding sequence ATGAGGTTTGAACTTGACGGAAGGATAATGTTTAGCAAAGAACTAACCGAGGAGGCAATAAAAAGCGCAGAAGAGGTTATAAAAAACAGCAGAGAGATATTTTTAAAAGGTGTACCAAAGGGAAAGGAAGATGAGGCCTCAAAAATAATAGATTATAAATTTGAAGGAAATCAATTAAAATTAAAAATTGTTTCAGGAACCTATACAAGAGCACATGAAGGATTAATAAGGTTGAGGAAGCCACTTGCTCAAAAACTTGGTAGGGAGCATAGGATAGGTGTTAGGGATATAATCATAGACCACTACGTTATAACAATTCCATCAGAAAAGGCAGAGAAGTTAAAAGGCAAAAAGGTTCCAGAGTGTGAAGTAGAGATTGACAATAATGAGATAAAATTAATATTTGAAAATGTTGGAGATAGTGAATTGAAAAGAAACATTATCGATAGAGCAATAAAATTTGTAAAAAATGAATTGGAAAAAGAAGAGAGGGATTTAACCTTTGAGGTCTGCAAAATCCCACCAGGAACAATAGTTAGAGAATACAAGGCAAAGAGAAAAATTACCTTTGACAAAGACCCAACAGATGTTGCAGAGGAATTGGGATGGGTTAAGAAGTTCCCAGGAAGAGGGCAGTGGTTCTATGCTCCTCCAATGGCAGCATTGTTTAGAGCTATGGAAGAGTTGATTGTTGAGGAGGTTGTTAAAAAACTTGGCTTTGAGGAATGCTTATTTCCAAAGTTAATTCCATTGGAAATTATGTATAAGATGAGATATTTGGAAGGGTTGCCAGAGGGAATGTATTACGTTTGTCCACCAAAAAGAGAGCCAGAATTATTTGAGGAATTTGTTAGCGAGATGATGATTAAAAAAGAAATTCCTATTGAAAAATTAAAGAACTTGTTGAGAGATCCAGGTTATGTTTTAGCTCCGGCACAATGCGAGCCGTTTTACCAATTCTTTGACCATGAGATGATTGATGTTGATAAACCAATAAAATTCTTTGATAGGAGTGGATGGACATACAGATGGGAAGGTGGAGGAGCAAGAGGATTGGATAGAGTTAATGAATTCTTGAGGGTTGAATGTGTTTGGATTGGTTCCCCAGAATTTGTTGAAAAAACAAGAGATGAGACCTTAAAATATGCTGAAAAATTGGCGGAGAAATTGGACTTAGAATATTGGGTTGAGGTTGGGGATGATCCATTCTACTTGGAGGGAAGGAAAAAAGAAGATAGGGGCATAGAGTTCCCAGATGTTCCAAAGTATGAGATGAGATTACTTTTACCCCATATAAAAGATGAAAGAAAAGGTGTTGCCGTAACATCAGCAAATGTGCATGGAACACATTTCGTCGAGGGCTTTGGAATTAAGGATTATAAAGGAAGAAGAGTTTGGACAGGATGCACTGGGTATGGAATAACAAGATGGGTTGTTGGGTTCTTAGCCCAGTATGGATTTGAATTTGATGACTGGCCAGAGTTGATAAAGAAAAAGATCAAAAAACTACCCGAAGTTCCAAAATTAATAACTTGGCCATAA
- the ecnA gene encoding calcium-activated nuclease EcnA translates to MESKISLTILLFFIFLSGCIEFNNHNSNGFNDNFDFIQTHEHFYGKVVKVVDGDTVYVVAENGTKYKIRLLGVDTPETHIKNNPYEYYIDKNTPITDVNYLKKWGYKATEFAKNKLENKTVIVVFDNKAPKKDKYGRYLAYIFVSNTTYGIRKPEVFVNFNEELLKYGYARVYISNFELKDEFIKIEKEAKMRRIGLWNWSNN, encoded by the coding sequence ATGGAAAGTAAAATATCTCTAACAATATTGTTATTTTTTATTTTTTTATCTGGGTGCATAGAGTTTAATAATCACAATAGCAATGGTTTTAATGATAACTTTGATTTTATACAGACCCATGAGCATTTCTATGGAAAAGTTGTTAAAGTTGTTGATGGGGATACGGTTTATGTTGTTGCAGAGAATGGGACAAAATACAAAATAAGGTTGTTGGGAGTTGATACTCCAGAAACTCACATAAAGAACAATCCCTATGAATATTATATTGATAAAAACACTCCAATAACAGATGTTAATTATCTAAAAAAATGGGGGTACAAAGCAACAGAATTTGCAAAGAATAAACTTGAAAATAAAACTGTAATAGTGGTTTTTGATAACAAAGCACCTAAAAAAGATAAGTATGGGAGGTATTTAGCTTATATATTTGTAAGTAATACTACCTACGGGATTCGAAAACCGGAGGTTTTCGTAAACTTTAATGAAGAACTGCTTAAATATGGATATGCAAGAGTTTATATCAGCAATTTTGAGTTAAAAGATGAATTTATAAAAATTGAAAAAGAGGCAAAAATGCGTAGGATAGGTTTGTGGAATTGGAGCAATAACTAA